The following coding sequences lie in one Thermodesulforhabdaceae bacterium genomic window:
- the cas4 gene encoding CRISPR-associated protein Cas4 codes for MDEEFIKLRTNGIKINYWAICHRKVWLYAKGLHMEHLSDRVALGRLLHERAYSDLSRREVLIDNLIKIDLLEKEGKVLEVKYSRKLEDAARLQIAYYLLYLKKLGVGTLIGELRFPKERRREEVHLTPELEAAVMEALKGVHEIEQMPSPPQAEFTSICRACSYCELCWG; via the coding sequence ATGGATGAAGAATTCATCAAGTTGAGAACAAACGGAATTAAAATCAATTACTGGGCAATCTGCCACCGAAAAGTATGGCTGTATGCCAAAGGGCTGCACATGGAACATCTGTCGGATAGAGTAGCACTGGGACGACTTCTTCACGAACGTGCTTATTCTGACTTGTCCAGGCGAGAAGTGCTTATCGACAATCTCATTAAAATAGACCTGCTGGAAAAAGAAGGAAAAGTGCTGGAGGTTAAGTATTCACGGAAACTAGAGGATGCTGCCAGGTTACAAATAGCTTATTATCTTCTTTATTTGAAAAAGCTAGGGGTTGGAACTTTAATCGGTGAATTGAGATTCCCGAAGGAGCGACGCAGAGAGGAAGTCCATCTCACGCCTGAACTGGAAGCCGCGGTTATGGAGGCTCTAAAGGGTGTGCATGAAATTGAGCAAATGCCGTCACCCCCTCAAGCCGAATTCACCTCTATTTGTCGTGCATGCTCTTATTGTGAACTATGCTGGGGGTAA
- a CDS encoding transposase, producing MSQRVIATVETGSAYASEVKLLMRALDQIDWLNLENQCLIADKCYDSISLMEIFEKARLKHVIRVKETPRQKVGHPLRKASKALWKEYEDQRYLIESLFGTIKQKIDPNFRVKVDDITQNKALAVFVLYNMYLLVTLFLILLLFQRVNFVMKHSKGQNRG from the coding sequence ATGAGCCAAAGAGTTATTGCTACAGTTGAGACGGGAAGTGCCTATGCCAGTGAAGTAAAACTTCTTATGAGGGCTCTGGATCAAATTGATTGGTTAAACCTGGAAAATCAATGTCTTATAGCGGATAAATGTTATGACAGTATTAGTTTGATGGAAATATTTGAGAAAGCTAGGCTAAAACATGTCATAAGGGTAAAGGAAACCCCAAGACAGAAAGTAGGGCATCCTCTCAGGAAAGCCTCTAAGGCTCTTTGGAAAGAATATGAAGATCAAAGATACCTTATCGAAAGCCTATTCGGGACAATAAAACAAAAAATAGATCCTAATTTCAGGGTAAAAGTAGATGATATAACTCAAAACAAAGCCCTGGCTGTCTTCGTGCTTTATAACATGTACCTCCTGGTTACACTCTTCCTTATTTTGTTACTGTTTCAAAGGGTTAATTTTGTGATGAAACACTCAAAAGGTCAAAATCGAGGCTGA
- the cas5 gene encoding CRISPR-associated protein Cas5, with the protein MERVLRIKVRAPVASFRRPLEHNFQRSLPMPPPTTLVGIAGAAMGLSDRELWSGNSILRQVKVAVWMDAEPGLTRDMWTVLKIKDNKKIERSPYMRELLFFVRYTLIYGGDEVLLKKMEHAFYDPVYPLSLGREDELLFIEEISLDAATEGRPSFRGTVIPGDFRRMRVRPLLQPGIRFEPPVVETLPLSFAVDDKRIRHPQRQVTLSFLPLGVELEIEEPRIHALQCQGRNFTWINS; encoded by the coding sequence ATGGAAAGAGTCCTCCGCATAAAAGTCCGAGCACCGGTGGCATCGTTCCGACGACCACTGGAACACAATTTTCAGAGAAGCCTTCCAATGCCTCCCCCTACAACTCTGGTAGGCATAGCTGGTGCAGCAATGGGCTTATCGGATAGGGAACTATGGTCGGGAAACAGCATTCTTCGGCAAGTTAAAGTTGCTGTCTGGATGGATGCTGAACCTGGACTTACACGCGATATGTGGACTGTGCTCAAAATCAAAGACAATAAAAAAATAGAACGCTCACCGTATATGCGGGAACTTCTATTCTTTGTGCGTTACACTCTGATCTACGGTGGAGACGAAGTTCTTCTTAAGAAAATGGAGCATGCTTTTTACGACCCCGTTTATCCTCTTTCACTGGGTAGAGAAGATGAGTTGCTCTTTATAGAAGAAATCAGTCTGGATGCGGCTACGGAAGGTAGACCGTCATTTCGAGGGACAGTGATCCCGGGAGACTTCAGACGGATGCGAGTTCGTCCACTGCTACAACCGGGCATTCGTTTTGAGCCACCGGTAGTGGAAACCCTGCCCCTGAGTTTCGCTGTGGATGATAAAAGAATACGCCATCCCCAGCGCCAGGTTACTCTGAGTTTTCTCCCTCTAGGTGTGGAACTGGAAATAGAAGAACCACGGATACACGCCTTACAGTGCCAGGGAAGGAATTTCACATGGATAAACTCCTAG
- the cas3 gene encoding CRISPR-associated helicase Cas3': MDKLLAKPDVFLLDHLQDVMQLGDEVAHRLKLDSHLRTKAILACALHDIGKATVDFQEYIRGKRRKAYPHPLASMPFVLVAESLLSKHYRQDKHDLIATAAVLTHHSPLCPELYVGYSDSVPKFHPGLSDTLKSVWELLQRTGIEELPEKEEFIRTANSLLTEAPAAILDDRRLIPGKTIRGILQSLPTIEFALVKAVLHLADWLASAKEYNPSILFLEDGRTKIESDIRKREEYGKFSLREFQYRATKSSADVIWLRAPTGTGKTEALLLWAGNTERLLYLLPTQATVNAMWMRLRRVYGDDSVALAHGKASYMLRRESDENTLDKRLLGSVFAKPVTVATLDQYLLAHLNGRHWEERRSLSRNATLILDEIHAYEPYTLGLLLEALEREMPSRLALASATLPPVLLNLFPKGELIEAENKLWQRTRHRLLLENNLLKDGLPKAIEYASEGKTVLMVANTISDAQSLYQLLKNEFDWKRCYLLHARFIFRDRQVKEEQVGKPLPGTIFVATQIVEVSLDISYDVLITEIAPIDALVQRMGRVNRRGEKPPAPVIVYCQWSNGAQRIYGKEMLEWSLKLLNSLSKTPTDYELAEATSKLYEYAMSSEDWKKEFEEGRQTLKEIQRILGCYTINLSDEEMRQRFTARRGHVSVDVLPQEFVREAYKLKECGESWRLPELLVPVPVYWLKRSEFFTPIEDLDCIKTTLEYSSELGLIVPKKEQGSPEYVLID; encoded by the coding sequence ATGGATAAACTCCTAGCTAAACCGGATGTCTTTCTATTAGATCATTTACAGGACGTAATGCAACTGGGCGATGAAGTCGCACATCGTCTAAAACTTGATAGTCACTTGCGGACAAAAGCCATCCTAGCATGTGCTCTGCACGATATCGGCAAAGCAACTGTGGATTTTCAAGAATACATCCGTGGAAAGCGTCGAAAGGCTTATCCTCACCCTTTAGCATCCATGCCTTTCGTGCTGGTAGCAGAAAGTCTTTTATCAAAACATTATCGACAAGATAAACATGATTTGATCGCCACAGCTGCAGTGTTAACCCATCATTCGCCTCTGTGCCCTGAGCTGTATGTTGGTTACAGTGATTCTGTGCCGAAATTCCATCCTGGTTTGTCTGACACTTTGAAATCGGTCTGGGAATTACTTCAGCGCACTGGAATTGAAGAATTACCGGAGAAAGAAGAATTCATAAGGACTGCAAATTCTCTTTTAACCGAAGCTCCAGCGGCTATACTGGACGACAGAAGATTAATTCCTGGTAAAACAATCCGGGGCATTTTGCAGAGCCTGCCCACGATAGAATTTGCTCTGGTTAAGGCTGTTCTCCATCTCGCAGATTGGCTGGCTTCAGCCAAGGAATACAATCCTTCTATCCTCTTTCTGGAAGATGGCAGGACAAAGATTGAATCAGACATCCGTAAGCGTGAAGAATACGGCAAGTTTTCACTTCGCGAATTTCAATACCGTGCCACCAAAAGTTCTGCTGATGTAATCTGGCTTCGCGCTCCAACTGGCACGGGAAAAACCGAGGCATTACTTTTATGGGCGGGCAACACGGAACGCCTGCTTTATCTTCTTCCTACTCAAGCCACTGTCAATGCGATGTGGATGCGGCTACGTCGGGTTTACGGCGACGACTCCGTAGCATTGGCACACGGTAAGGCAAGTTACATGCTACGCAGAGAATCGGATGAAAATACCCTGGATAAACGCCTTCTGGGCTCAGTGTTCGCCAAACCTGTTACCGTAGCAACACTGGATCAATACCTTCTGGCACACCTCAATGGACGACACTGGGAAGAACGAAGGAGTCTCTCTAGAAACGCAACGCTAATCCTGGATGAAATCCATGCTTATGAACCCTACACACTTGGGCTTTTGTTAGAAGCTCTAGAGCGGGAGATGCCCTCTCGTCTTGCCCTAGCAAGCGCAACTCTCCCGCCCGTGCTGTTGAATTTATTTCCCAAAGGGGAACTTATTGAGGCTGAAAACAAGTTATGGCAGCGCACTCGCCACCGCCTGCTACTTGAAAATAACTTGTTAAAAGACGGTCTGCCGAAAGCAATAGAATACGCTAGCGAGGGCAAGACAGTACTCATGGTCGCCAACACCATTAGTGATGCCCAATCCCTTTACCAATTGCTTAAGAATGAATTTGATTGGAAGCGCTGTTACTTGTTACATGCTCGTTTCATCTTTCGTGACCGACAAGTCAAAGAGGAGCAAGTAGGAAAACCTCTACCTGGCACAATTTTTGTTGCTACACAGATAGTAGAAGTTAGTTTGGACATATCTTACGATGTGCTGATAACCGAAATTGCACCCATTGATGCTTTGGTACAGCGTATGGGGCGAGTAAACCGTCGCGGTGAAAAACCACCGGCTCCCGTCATTGTGTATTGCCAATGGTCCAATGGAGCTCAAAGAATTTATGGCAAGGAAATGCTCGAATGGAGCCTGAAACTTTTGAATAGTTTATCGAAAACACCAACTGATTATGAACTAGCCGAAGCTACCAGCAAGCTCTACGAATATGCCATGTCCTCGGAAGACTGGAAAAAAGAATTTGAGGAAGGACGTCAAACGCTGAAAGAAATACAACGTATCTTGGGCTGCTATACTATTAATCTTTCAGATGAAGAAATGCGACAGCGCTTTACTGCCCGTAGAGGTCATGTGTCAGTGGATGTACTGCCTCAGGAATTTGTGCGTGAAGCTTACAAACTCAAGGAATGTGGTGAAAGCTGGCGACTACCAGAATTGCTGGTTCCTGTGCCAGTTTACTGGCTAAAGCGAAGTGAATTTTTTACGCCTATTGAGGATCTGGATTGCATTAAAACAACACTGGAATATAGCTCTGAATTGGGATTAATCGTGCCAAAAAAGGAACAAGGATCCCCAGAATATGTGCTAATTGATTGA
- the cas1b gene encoding type I-B CRISPR-associated endonuclease Cas1b: MAESARSYYIFRNGRLRRRQNTLYLEQEGENGDIIRHPIPIEDVQDIYLFGEIDLNTKLLNFLAQNGVIVHCFNYYGFYSGSFYPRETNVSGHLIVKQVEHYLDPTKRLSLAREFVSSALYHIRRNLNYYSHRGKDVRNSLNIVEQCMDRIASCETIPELMREEGQAREAYYVAFNEILDLKEPFEKRVRRPPDNMINALISFINTLIYTATLSEIYVTQLNPTISYLHEPSKRRFSLALDISEIFKPLVGDRVLFRLLNRGVIGEEDFMGLGESPAVYLKENARKTVVRELEETLQTTVYHRGLKRNVSYRYLIRFEAYKIIRHLIGMEPYRSLRAWW; encoded by the coding sequence ATGGCTGAATCAGCCCGCAGTTACTACATCTTCCGAAATGGCCGCTTAAGACGGCGACAAAACACCCTTTATCTTGAACAAGAAGGCGAAAATGGTGATATCATTCGCCATCCTATCCCTATCGAGGATGTCCAGGATATCTATCTTTTCGGGGAGATTGATCTGAACACGAAATTGCTTAACTTTCTTGCCCAAAACGGGGTAATCGTCCATTGTTTTAACTACTACGGATTCTATTCTGGTAGTTTTTACCCTCGAGAAACCAATGTAAGCGGTCATTTGATAGTAAAACAGGTTGAGCATTACCTGGATCCGACAAAACGGCTTTCTCTTGCTCGTGAATTTGTCAGCAGTGCTCTCTACCACATAAGGCGTAATCTTAATTACTACAGCCACCGCGGCAAAGATGTGAGAAATTCACTAAATATCGTGGAGCAGTGCATGGATAGAATTGCTTCATGCGAGACTATTCCTGAACTGATGCGCGAAGAGGGGCAAGCCAGGGAAGCCTATTATGTTGCCTTTAACGAAATTTTGGATTTGAAAGAACCCTTCGAAAAGCGAGTCAGACGCCCACCAGACAATATGATTAACGCTCTAATTTCTTTCATCAATACTCTTATTTACACGGCAACCCTATCAGAAATTTATGTAACCCAGCTAAACCCCACAATCAGTTACCTGCACGAGCCTTCTAAGCGTCGTTTTTCCTTAGCACTGGACATATCTGAAATTTTTAAGCCGCTAGTTGGAGACCGCGTGCTTTTTCGTCTGCTCAATCGAGGCGTTATTGGTGAAGAGGACTTTATGGGTTTAGGCGAATCCCCGGCAGTTTACCTTAAAGAAAATGCTCGGAAGACAGTGGTTCGCGAACTTGAAGAAACACTACAAACAACGGTCTATCATCGTGGGCTTAAACGCAATGTCTCTTATCGCTATTTGATTCGTTTTGAGGCTTATAAAATAATAAGACATCTAATAGGCATGGAACCTTACAGATCCTTGAGAGCATGGTGGTAA
- the cas6 gene encoding CRISPR-associated endoribonuclease Cas6: MRLHIVFNTEQPIKLPWNYQHLLHGFLYGAIARSRPQLGSFLHEQGFVAENHRYKMVVFSKFYPRRASTCETGLILEPPIHWWVSSPLTAPVEALATTLLTEGEVFLQDSRLMVKRIEVEPVPELNGHVLCETISPVVVSTGVLSGEKLKKQFLSPDEKRFWEIVEANLRRKARALGLQVEEKEAVCFKKVGRWRSRLVIVQGTKVKCYEGQFTMEGEKSLLLLAYEAGLGERNMQGFGMFRIKNEPLDK; this comes from the coding sequence ATGCGGTTACACATTGTTTTTAACACCGAACAACCCATAAAGTTACCCTGGAATTATCAGCATTTACTGCACGGTTTTCTCTATGGAGCCATCGCCAGATCTCGCCCGCAATTAGGTAGCTTTTTACATGAACAGGGTTTTGTAGCTGAAAATCATCGATATAAAATGGTTGTATTTTCAAAGTTTTATCCTAGACGTGCCAGCACTTGCGAGACTGGATTGATTCTGGAACCACCCATTCACTGGTGGGTTTCATCCCCTCTTACTGCCCCTGTGGAAGCTCTAGCCACAACTTTGTTAACTGAAGGAGAAGTATTTTTACAAGACAGTCGCCTGATGGTGAAAAGAATAGAAGTAGAGCCAGTTCCTGAACTAAACGGGCACGTATTGTGCGAAACCATTTCACCTGTTGTGGTTTCTACGGGAGTTTTATCTGGGGAAAAGCTAAAAAAGCAATTTTTATCACCCGATGAAAAACGCTTCTGGGAAATAGTGGAAGCGAATCTACGCCGAAAAGCCCGGGCTTTGGGATTACAGGTTGAGGAGAAAGAGGCGGTTTGTTTCAAAAAGGTGGGAAGATGGCGATCCAGGTTGGTGATAGTGCAGGGAACAAAAGTGAAATGCTACGAAGGGCAATTTACCATGGAAGGAGAAAAGAGCCTCCTTCTTCTAGCTTACGAAGCTGGGCTTGGAGAAAGGAACATGCAAGGTTTTGGGATGTTCCGCATTAAAAACGAACCCTTAGACAAATAA
- a CDS encoding metallophosphoesterase → MDDIIIIAKITIFLWWIHFVPPFLSVILANRWNLPLDLNRRFWDGKPIFGAHKTIRGIVGSIIGGTFCAPAFGWSPLEGFIWASLGMLGDLITSFVKRRLNKPSGTIVPGLDQFLEGLLPLVAFERQHQIGLLLVAIVLLVFSVGAYWGSIFYKRILLVRPVENYPRNLNPRLRLREWKACQIRHDPLRIFLNFEDAIYYHLCLKAVLKMLGYYKRGIQNALDIKVRSLTFSFPNLPQAFHGYSILFLTDLHINGHERLPEKIKEVLGKLPAFDICILGGDYRMEDVGSYHSPLEHLSRVIPLLKEKTRDGVIAVLGNHDCIEMVTWFEQQGVRVLVNEHVAISRKGETIYFVGVDDPHYFKCHDVEAAFCGIPRQAFSIFIAHSPEVYRDAAQYGASLYLCGHTHAGQIQLPRLGAIFTHSRTGWRFVYGRWKYKSMWGYTSSGVGASGIFVRYNTRGEIVHITLLREDLESHDGRSI, encoded by the coding sequence GTGGACGATATCATAATTATCGCAAAGATAACGATTTTCCTGTGGTGGATTCATTTTGTGCCCCCATTTCTATCTGTAATTTTGGCTAACAGGTGGAATTTGCCTCTGGATCTTAACCGGCGCTTTTGGGATGGAAAGCCTATTTTTGGAGCACATAAGACGATTCGGGGCATTGTAGGGTCAATTATTGGCGGAACATTTTGTGCTCCGGCTTTTGGATGGTCTCCACTTGAAGGGTTCATTTGGGCTTCCCTGGGTATGCTCGGCGATCTTATTACAAGCTTTGTAAAACGAAGACTCAACAAACCAAGTGGAACCATCGTGCCCGGCCTGGATCAGTTCCTGGAAGGTTTATTGCCGCTTGTAGCTTTTGAGAGACAACACCAAATTGGTTTGTTATTGGTGGCTATTGTGCTTCTGGTATTTTCGGTGGGTGCCTATTGGGGATCAATTTTCTATAAAAGAATTCTTCTGGTCAGACCTGTAGAGAATTACCCCAGAAACCTTAATCCGCGGCTTAGACTCAGAGAATGGAAAGCCTGCCAGATACGCCATGATCCCTTGAGAATATTTCTGAACTTTGAAGATGCTATCTATTACCACCTTTGCCTTAAAGCCGTTTTGAAAATGCTTGGTTATTATAAACGCGGAATCCAGAACGCGCTTGACATCAAGGTAAGATCTTTGACGTTTTCATTCCCCAACCTTCCCCAGGCCTTCCACGGTTACTCTATACTGTTTCTTACGGATCTTCACATAAACGGCCATGAGAGACTTCCTGAAAAAATCAAAGAGGTTCTTGGTAAACTTCCTGCTTTTGATATATGCATTCTTGGCGGGGATTATCGTATGGAAGATGTTGGATCCTATCATTCCCCTCTGGAACACCTGAGCCGGGTTATCCCTCTGCTTAAAGAAAAAACCCGAGATGGCGTTATAGCCGTCCTGGGAAATCATGACTGTATTGAAATGGTAACCTGGTTTGAACAGCAAGGGGTCAGGGTGCTTGTTAACGAACACGTGGCGATATCCAGAAAAGGCGAGACAATTTATTTTGTCGGTGTGGATGACCCTCACTATTTTAAATGCCACGACGTAGAAGCGGCTTTTTGCGGAATTCCACGACAAGCCTTTTCTATCTTCATTGCTCATTCTCCAGAAGTTTACAGGGATGCTGCCCAGTACGGAGCAAGTTTATATCTCTGCGGGCATACTCACGCTGGACAAATTCAACTTCCTCGTTTAGGAGCAATTTTTACCCACAGCAGAACAGGATGGCGATTCGTTTATGGACGGTGGAAGTATAAATCGATGTGGGGTTATACGTCGTCAGGAGTAGGAGCATCGGGAATTTTTGTTAGGTATAACACCAGAGGAGAAATTGTTCATATTACTCTTTTGAGAGAGGATCTGGAAAGCCATGACGGTAGAAGCATTTGA
- the cas7i gene encoding type I-B CRISPR-associated protein Cas7/Cst2/DevR, whose amino-acid sequence MNISKAITIGYLAKISAANVNASHTEGNVVVAKKVTLPDGSTIPYISGQAIRRMLRDRLEDLGYKLSDLFASVKGQEVTPPVRPWEFVDEDLFGYLDPSGGKRRTSPVRVSAAVGLFPFQGDRDLGTRSFERFGQNMTAGGNMFETELYANLFKGTILIELDRVGIFRENEIGENNGKSLDNSERKRRVRDLIEALNLLWGGGRTARMLSDLSPKFIAYARLKVKHPVFLEAFVAHYENNKYRLELEPLKNALNKFDNYFEYKVFGLDSGIYSNEDEIREVLGQYGEVVTVHEAIAKAKGDIDGLWKESSA is encoded by the coding sequence ATGAACATCAGCAAAGCCATAACCATCGGCTATTTGGCCAAGATCTCTGCAGCAAACGTTAATGCTTCCCATACGGAAGGAAATGTAGTTGTAGCAAAAAAAGTGACACTTCCAGACGGTAGCACAATTCCATATATTTCTGGTCAAGCCATACGCCGTATGCTACGCGACCGTCTTGAAGACCTGGGATATAAGCTTTCAGACCTTTTTGCCAGTGTTAAAGGGCAGGAAGTAACACCTCCCGTACGCCCATGGGAATTTGTGGACGAAGACCTTTTCGGATACTTAGATCCTTCTGGAGGTAAACGTCGAACATCTCCTGTCAGGGTTTCGGCAGCTGTTGGGTTGTTCCCATTTCAGGGAGATCGTGACCTTGGAACGCGATCATTCGAGCGATTCGGACAAAATATGACCGCCGGTGGCAACATGTTTGAAACCGAACTTTATGCCAATCTTTTCAAAGGAACTATCCTCATAGAGCTCGACCGGGTTGGTATATTCAGGGAAAATGAAATTGGTGAAAATAACGGAAAATCACTGGACAATAGTGAACGTAAAAGGCGTGTCAGGGATCTAATAGAAGCACTAAATTTACTTTGGGGTGGAGGACGCACAGCGCGAATGCTGTCTGATCTCTCGCCAAAATTTATAGCTTACGCTCGTCTAAAAGTTAAACACCCGGTATTTCTGGAAGCATTCGTGGCGCATTACGAAAACAATAAATATAGGCTTGAGTTAGAACCGCTGAAAAACGCTCTTAACAAGTTTGATAACTACTTTGAGTACAAAGTTTTTGGCTTGGATTCAGGCATTTACAGCAATGAAGATGAAATCAGAGAAGTTCTGGGACAATATGGTGAAGTGGTCACAGTTCACGAAGCTATTGCTAAAGCAAAGGGAGATATAGACGGACTATGGAAAGAGTCCTCCGCATAA
- the cas2 gene encoding CRISPR-associated endonuclease Cas2, with translation MYVVIVYDVEQIRVNKVCKCLRRFLHWVQNSAFEGDLSESQLERLKMELKKLIDPEHDSVYIYRLPHKKYLRKETIGREKVIIDQILG, from the coding sequence ATGTATGTGGTTATAGTCTATGATGTGGAACAGATACGCGTTAATAAAGTGTGCAAATGTCTGAGACGCTTTTTACACTGGGTGCAAAATAGTGCTTTTGAGGGAGACCTGAGTGAATCGCAGCTGGAACGTTTGAAGATGGAATTAAAAAAACTAATCGATCCCGAACATGATAGTGTTTACATATATCGCTTACCGCACAAGAAGTATTTGCGAAAAGAGACCATAGGCCGGGAGAAAGTTATTATAGACCAGATCCTGGGGTGA